The genome window CTGATGGCGACTTCGGCAGTCGGCCCGGGTTTTCTGACGCAAACGACGGTTTTCACACAGCAGCTCGCTACGAGTTTTGGCTTCATCATTCTCCTCACGGTCATCATTGACCTTTGTGCGCAATTCAATATCTGGCAAATCATCACCGTTTCAGGCAAGCGCGCGCAGGAATTGGCCGATGCATTGTTTCCCGGATTAGGCTTCCTATTAGCGTTTCTGATCGTCCTCGGCGGATTTGCGTTCAACATTGGCAATGTCGCTGGCGCCGGTTTGGGGCTGGAAGCGATGACAGGTTTGAATGTGAAAGCCGGCGCAGTCCTGAGCGCAGGCATGGCCATTGGGATTTTCCTGTTCAAAGAAGCGGGAAAAGCGATGGATATTTTCAGCCGCGTACTCGGCACATTAATGATCGTTTTGATCTTATATGTTGCTTTTACGTCGCATCCGCCGCTGGTTGCGGCTCTGCACCACACGATCTTGCCTGAGAAATTTAATGCGATGGCCGCAGTAACATTGGTCGGCGGGACGGTCGGCGGATACATTTCATTTGCGGGTGCGCACCGGTTGCTCGATAGCGGGATCAGCGGCGAAGCATCATTGCCGGAAGTGAACAGAAGCGCCGCAACGGGCATTTTGATCACAACCGTGATTCGTTATCTGCTTTTTCTGGCGTCCTTGGGCGTGGTCATGTCCGGCGCAACCATTAATCCCGATAATCCCACCGCTTCCATCTTCGAACAAGCCGCCGGATCAGCCGGACGGCAAATTTTCGGTCTGGTCATTTGGAGCGCGGCCGTCACTTCTGTGGTTGGCGCTGCTTACACTTCCATTTCTTTTGTCCGTTCGTTCCACCCGTTTTTGGAAAAACACCACGCCGCGCTGACCATTATTTTCATCGCCATGTCCACTGCCGTATTTACAATCATTGGCAAACCGGTGAAAGTGCTTGTTTTTGTCGGCATGCTGAATGGTTTTGTGCTTCCCGTTGCGCTGGCTATCCTGCTGATTGCAAGCGGAAAATCGCGTCTGATGGGGACGTATAAACATTCGCACGCGCTGTTGATTATGGGCTGGCTTGTGGTTGCGGCCATGACGGCCTTAGCAATCGGGATCTATTAACCTAGCGAGCCGGTGGGCTTACCGTCGTTTATTCTACACTTCTGCACATATCCCGAATTAAATCTGCTGTTTTAACCCAAAAGCAAAATCTAACATTGAAATAAGTTAATATCGGTAAAAAAGGGGCTAAATACCACGAAGTTTATTGCTTGCCATAAAGGTAATTTTACCCATACGAAATTGAAGATAATCATTCCTAGTATGGCGCAATTTACCAGTCAAAAGCTTCAACTGCTGACCGTCTTTGCCGGCTCCCTGCTTTCCCTACTTTCACACAAAAGTATGGCTCAGCAGCCTGTATTGGCACCTTATCATCCTGACGCTTCTGAAATCAGTGCTTCATACAAGCACATGGAGCGCATGGACTCGGTGACTAAAGGAACAGTTTTGAAAGCCTCGATCCAGCCTACGTGGCAACCAGACGGACATTCATTCTGGTATAGAAATGTGTTAAAAGACAGCCTTACCGAGTACATTTTTGTCAACACAGCAACGGGTAAAAAGACGAGTCCGCTCGATAAAAAAGAGCTCGCAGGCGCACTTTCAAAAGCACTGGATTCGACATTATCGGCTGACAAATTGCTGCTCAGCGAAATTTATTCAGACCCTAAAAACCAGACCCTTTTTGTACAGACAACAGGCAAATGGTTTGCATTTAATACCAAAACAAAGACCGCAAAAAAGCTTGAAAAACTGCCCCTCGAACGTCCCAAAGAAATGGGCTGGACGCGGGCAAGAAGTCGCTGGAGACCATTCCGGGCAGACAGCATTTCGCCGGATAAAAAATTGACGGCTATCATTAGAAACGGGAATATTTATTTAACCAAAAAAGAAGAAAAAGACGCTCAGCAGCTCACATTCGAGGGAAACCCGCTGAAACCTTTTGGCGAACTAAGCTGGTCGCCGGATGGAAAATATTTGGTTGCTTACCGCATAACACCGCACGAAGAAAGGCAGATTAGCATCATTATGTCGTCCTTGCCGAACACGACACGGGGCGAGGTGAAAACGCGTGGTTATGCGCAGCCCGGCGATGAATTTACGTCTTACGAGATGTTTGTGGTCAATGTTGAGAACAAACAGGTTACCAAAGTTAAATCAGACATTATTGACTTTTTCGAAGCGCCGGTCATTCGCTGGCGGCATGGCGATAACACGCATTTTACTTATGAAAAAGTAGATCGCGGGCACCAGCGTTTTCGGGTGATTGATGTGGAAGTGGCGACGGGTGACACGCGAAATGTGATCGATGAAAAAACGGAGACATTTATTTACCAAAACCTCATTTACACGCATTACCAACCCGAAAAGCACGAAATAATCTGGTCATCGGAAAAAGACGGCTGGCGGCATTTATATCTGGTGGATGAGCTTTCGGGCAAGATCAAAAATCCGATCACAAAAGGCAATTGGGTGGTTCGTGACATTGACAGCATTGATACACAGAAACGCGAAGTGTGGTTTCGGGCAAGCGGCATGAATGCGGATGAAGATCCTTATCACATTCATTATTACAGAATCAAATTCGACGGCAGCGGCCTTGTAAAATTGACCGATCATGCCAAAGCAACGCATCAGCTCACTTTTTCGCCCGACCGCACTTACTACATTGATACATACTCAACGATGATGAGCCCGCCGGTTTCCGAGCTGCGGAAAACGGCGGACGGCTCATTGGTTACCAAACTGGAAGAGGCCGACATTTCGCAATATCTGTCGCTAGGCTTTAAGTTACCGGAGATTTTTAAGGCAAAAGGCCGCGATGGTCAAACCGATATCTGGGGCATCGTGTATCGCCCGAGCAAGTTTGATCCGACGAAGAAATATCCGATCATCGAGAACATTTATGCCGGTCCGCAGGATTCGTTCGTGCCCAAAGCATTCCGTTATTATGGTGAAATGCAGAGCCTTGCCGAGCTTGGATTTATCGTCGTGCAAATGGACGGCATGGGCACAGCCAACCGTTCCAAAGCATTTCACGATATGTGCTGGAAAAATCTGGCTGACGCCGGTTTTCCTGATCGGATCGCCTGGATGAAGGCATTAGCCGCACAATATGCATACGTGGATTCGTCTCGGGTGGGCGTTTACGGCACATCTGCGGGTGGCCAGAATTCGCTTGGCGCATTGCTTTTCCACCCGAGTTTTTACGATGCGGCGGTTTCGGCTTGCGGCTGTCACGATAACCGAGTGGACAAACAATGGTGGAATGAGCAATGGATGGGTTACCCGGTTGGCAAGCATTACGACGAACAATCCAACATTACCAATGCAGCCAAATTGCAGGGCGACTTGCTGCTGATCGTGGGCGAAGCAGACACCAATGTGCCACCGGAATCGACTTACCGCGTGGCGGATGCATTGATAAAAGCCAATAAAGATTTTGAATTGCTGGTGGTGCCGGGCATGGGCCACAGCGACGGCGGGACTTACGGAAGAAGGAAAAAGAGAGACTTTTTTGTAAACAAATTATTGGGGGTAACGCCTCCGAGCAGGAATAAAACAGACCTAACGCCACAGTAACACATAACAGACGTCAGCCCGGAAACGGTGTAATGGATTGCAAAAATTGCAATAATCCAAACAGGAAAGCTTTGCCCTTTTATAATGAAAAAATTACTGCTTTTACTAACCTGCTTCATCTTCATCAACAGCTGTACACGGAAATCTGGAACGGCCGTTCAAGTAAAGTCCAGCGAAGGGCGGCGCATTGAAATACTGTTTCTGGGGCATGACAGCAAGCATCATTATTCGGAAAAATTCTTCCCGATGCTGGCACATCCCTTGTTCCAGAAAGGCATTAACCTGACGTACACTTCGGATTTGAATGCTTTGAATGCAGAGAATCTGGCGAAATATGATGGCTTAATGATCTATGCCAACCATAATGTGATCTCACCGGCGCAGGAAACGGCGATGAAAGATTTTGTCGAAAGTGGAAAAGCGTTGATTCCTTTGCATGCGGCTTCATTCTGTTTTCAAAATTCTGATTGGTATATCAAAGCAGTCGGTGCGCAGTTCAGCACGCATAAATATGGCACATTTACGGCGCCGATTACGCAGCCAAACCACCCGGTGATGGCGGGATTGAAGGAGTTTGAAACCTGGGATGAAACTTATGTGCATGCGAAGATCAATCCCGACATTAACATTTTGCAGGAACGCGTGGAAGGCACGCATCGCGAGCCTTGGACCTGGGTGCGGACGCAGGGAAAAGGCCGCGTGTTTTACACCGCATATGGCCACGACGAGCGCACCTGGAAGCAAAAAGGGTTTCACGATCTGGTGCTGAATGGTGTGTTATGGGCTGTCAATGATGATGCAAAAGCCGCCTATGCGAGCTTAAAACTGCCCACACCAGAATTCAAAGATGCCGACGTTCCTAATTACGAAAAACGCGATCCGGCTCCCAAATTCCAGCTGCCGCTTTCGCCTGGTGAATCTGCAAAATTGATCCAGGTTCCGGTTGATTTTGATTTACAATTATTCGCCTCCGAGCCCGACATTGTGAAACCCATCGCTATGGCCTGGGACGAAAAAGGCCGCTTATGGATCATTGAAACGGAAGATTACCCCAATGAAATTAGAACGGAAGACGGAACCGGAAAAGACCGCATCAAGATTTGCGAGGACACCAATGGCGACGGCAAGGCCGATAAGTTTACCGTTTTTGCAGACGGCCTGAACATTCCGACCAGCCTTACATTTACCAACGGCGGTGTGATCGTAGCCCAAGCGCCGCATTTCATTTTCCTGAAAGACACCAACGGCGATGACAAAGCCGATATTCGCGAGAACATCATCAGCGGCTGGGGCAAAAGCGATACGCACGCCGGACCTTCGAATTTGAAATATGGACTGGATAACAAGATCTGGGGCGTGCTGGGTTATGCGGGTTACCGCGGGACGGTGAATGATAAGCCGGTGAATTTCAGTCAGGGCATTTACACATTTGATGTGGATGGCAAGAATTTGGAATACATTGGCCGGACGTCCAATAACACCTGGGGATTGGGTTTTTCGGAGGATTTTGAAGTATTTATTTCAACGGCTAACGGCAATTACAGCGGACATTTCGCGATGCCATTGGAATATGTCAAACGCTCCGTTGCCGACGGTTCGGGCAACACGGTTTACAAGCTCGATTCGCATTACGATATGAATTATATGACGCCTGCATTGCGTCAGGTGGATTTTCACGGCGGCTTTACGGCGGCGGCGGGTCATAATCTTTACACCGCAAGAAATTTCCCAAAACAATATTGGAATGCAACCGCATTTGTCTGCGAACCGACGGGCCGCTTGCTTTATCAGGCCATGCTGAAACCAAATGGCGCGGGTTATAAGGAGAAAAATGGTTTCAATTTGCTAGCAAGCTCGGACGAGTGGTTTTCGCCGGTTCATGCGGAAGTTGGTCCGGATGGAGCCGTTTGGGTGGCGGATTGGTATAGTTTCATCATTCAGCATAACCCTACGCCGCGCGGTTTTGAAAATGGTAAAGGCAATGCATACATCAACCCGTTGCGGGATAACAAGCATGGACGTATATACAGGGTCGTTTATAAAAATGCGAAACCTTATCAACCGGTAAAACTGGATAAAAACGATCCCGCCGGACTTTTGGCAGCATTGAAAAATGACAACATGTTCTGGCGCACTACGGCGCAAAGATTGATCGTAGAAGCACAGCACAAAACACTGGTTCCTGAATTAATTAAGCTGGTTAATGATCAGTCTGTGGATGAAATCGGTTTGAACAGTCCTGCCGTGCATGCGCTTTGGACATTACAGGGATTGGGTGCGCTGGATGGTTCGAATGAGGAGGCATATCACACGCTAGTTCGGGCAGTGCGGCACCCGGCTGAGGGCGTTCGCAAGAATGCAGTGAAGCTTTTGCCAAGAAACGATAAAACGCTTTCTGCATTGAAATGGACAAATTCTTTGAATGATCCTGATTTGAAAGTTAGACTTGCCGCGATTCAGGCATTGACGGATTTGCCGGCTTCTGAGGAAATTGGCAAAATGCTTTATCTGGCCGGTCAGGATTCGGAAAATGCGGCGGATGAATATTTGCAGCAGGCGATTTTCTCTGGCGTGATTAAGCATGAAGCAGGCTTTAAAAATGCCGCTGCGAAGCTGAAAGATTCCACATTAACCGCCCGCATTGAACGCGGTTTGGTGCAGGAAACTTATGTGCTCAATCTCTGGTCGCCACCGATTTTCCCACCGGACATTACCAACAAAGAAATCACCATTAAGGCTATTATTACCAAAGCCGACGAAGCATTATCGGGCGTTGTGGCCTCGCAGGGCAATAAGGAGAACGGTTACAGTCTTTATATGAATGATGGAAAATTGCATTGGCTCATCAAACAAGACGGCAAAGCATATGACATTCATTCCAACCAAACATTGCCAACTGAGCGCTTCAATGCCGTTGCAACATTGTCCGAAGGCGGTGAAATGACATTGGCAATCGAAGATGAAACACCCATTAAGGGCAAAGCAGCATCACTTTTCACCAAACCATTCAACCCCGATGACATCCGCCTCGGCCGCGACTTGCGTGACGAAAACCGGGTGGGCGATTATCCAGAAAATTTCCGGTTAAAGGGCTGGCTGGATGTAAAAAGCACAATGCAGCTGAATCAGGTTTCAAAAGATAAATCAGAGAAAAAAGTGGCCGCAGCAGCGCCTGTTGCCAAGCCGGAAGCGATTGGGAAAGGCAAAGGAACGCCGGTGACGATCAACCTGAAAGTGATTGAGCATGAAATGAAATTTGACAAAAAGACATTTACCGTAAAACCCGGCCAAAAAGTCTCGATACGCTTCACTAATCCTGATTTTATGCAGCATAACCTGCTTATCGCCGCTCCGGGAAGTCTGGAAAAAGTGGGCTCCGCTGCGGATCTGCTGGCGCGTGAAAGCAATGCCATTGAATTGAATTACATTCCAAAAATGCCAGAAATCCTTCATTCCACTGAATTGATCAGTCCGGAAGGAAGCACGACGCTTGTTTTCATTGCCCCCGAAAAACCCGGCGATTATCCTTTTTTATGCACCGTCCCGGGCCATTGGCGGATTATGAATGGAATTATGAAAGTTGAGTCAAACCCGTCCAATAAAGAAGCCAAGTAACCCAGCTAAAATTTTATCACCATCTAACTTTTGACACATGAATAAACAATTATCCAGACTTATTCAGGAAGTGGCCTGTTACCTGCTTTGCAGCGTAGCGATGCTGCTCGTCCTGCCGGCCCATGCACAGGCAGCCGATCGCCAGATTACCGGAAAAGTGGTTTCAGCGGAAGATAAAAATCCGCTCCCCGGTGTGACCATTATTGTAAAAGGAAATAACACGATAGGAACTGCAACGGATGCCGAAGGAAAATTCAAAATGACCGTTCCTGAGGATGCAACGCTGATTTTGAGCTACATTGGTTACACCAGCCAGGAAGTTTCGGTCGGCACCCAAAACGATTTCAACATTGAAATGGCTTCGGACCAGAAGCAGCTCACGGAAGTGGTCGTGATCGGTTACGGAACCCAGAAAAAGGGCGACATTACGAGTTCGGTTGCGAGCATTAAGCGCGAGGATTTTATCAAAGGAACGGTTCGAGATGCCGCGCAATTGATCCAGGGAAAAGTGGCCGGCTTGCGCATCACCACGCCCAGCGGCTCACCAACTTCCAACACCCAGATTAACCTTCGCGGGATCAACTCAATCAACGGAACTTCAAACCCACTGATTTTGATCGACGGAATTCCCGGCGGCCTCAACACGGTTGCGCCCGAAGACATTGAATCTGTGGATGTTTTGAAAGATGGATCTGCGGCTGCGATTTACGGAACACGCGCAACAGGCGGTGTAATCCTGATCACAACGCGCAAAAACCGCGGCAACAACACGCGCTCGACGGTAGAATATTCCAATTACGTGAACATTCAAACCATTGCACGCAGACCGCAACTGCTGACCGGCGATGATTACCGTCAGAAAATCGGCGAAGGCATTGATTACACGGATTACGGTGGCAACACAGACTGGCTCGACGAAATCATGCAAAAACCGGTCAGCCACAACCATAACCTGACATTCTTCGGTGGAAACAGCACGACAAACTTCACGGGTTCTGTGAATTACAGGAACTGGGAAGGGATCTTTTTGAGATCAGGTCAAAACCGTTTTACAGGCCGTGCCGATCTGAATCATGCGATGTTTGATAATAAATTGAAAACCAACATTCAAATCATTAACCGCATTACGTCGTCCAACGGAGCCGTTTCGCCAGCTGATAATGATGCAGCTTACGGCTACGCTTACCGCCAGGCCATGATCCGCAACCCGACAGACAATGTGAGAACCGAAACGGGCGCTTGGCAGGAACGGGATGGTTATTTTTATGAAAACCCGGTTTCCCTTTTGAACGAATCGAACTATGAAGCGAAGTTTAAAGAAATGCGGATGAGCGGAAGTTTGGATTACGCGCCTATAACTGATTTAAATTTCAAATTATTGGTTTCTAATGTTCAAAACAGCAATCTGGAAGGCGGTTCTACAACATTTAACCACACGGCAACGCGCCTAAGCAACCAAAATGCGACGGCATTCAGAAGCACGAGTGCGAACAATGAAAACCTGCTGGAATTTACCGGAAATTATGCCAAATCATTTGGTAAGCACCGTTTTACATTACTCGGCGGATACAGCTGGCAGGATGCAACTTATGAGGCATTTGATGCAAGCAACTGGGATTTTCCGACAGATGCTTACGATTGGAACAACCTTGGGGCGGGCGGTGCTTTGCAAAAAGGACAAGCCGGCATGTCAAGCACGAAAAACAAATGGCAACTAGCCGGTTTCTTCGGTCGCTTGACTTACAGCATGGATGAGAAATATCTGTTCATGGCCAGCGTGCGTCGTGAAGGTTCGTCCCGTTTTGGGATTAACAATCAGTGGGGAACATTCCCTGCGGCTTCTTTGGGTTGGAGAATCAGCAAGGAGCGCTTTATGGAAGGACTTTCAGGCGTTTCTGAAATTAAGTTGAGAGCGGGAATCGGTGTGACAGGAACCATTGCGGGTGATCCTTATTTGTCGCAGATCAGCTATAATTTTACGCGTACAGAAGGTGCATTTATCGGTGGAAAATGGGTTCCGGGATTCGTGCCGGCGCGTAACTTCAACCCGGACCTGCGTTGGGAGAAAAAAGAAGAGGTTAATGCAGGTGTGGACTTTGGTTTCCTGAAAAACAGGATCAATGGATCGGTGGATTTTTACAGCCGTAAAGTGAAGGATTTGCTTTACAATTTCCCCGTTCCCGTCCCTCCTTACCTGATCGGTTCGATGTTAATCAATGCAGGAACGATGAAAAACGAGGGGATGGAAGTGCTTTTGAACATTGTGCCTGTGCAGACTGCCAATTTCCAATGGAACACCGGATTCACTTATTCTACAAACCGGAACAAGCTCGTAAGTCTTTCCAACGACCAGTTTGAAGCGGATAATGACTTTTTTGACGCAGGTTACACCGGCGAGCCAATCCAGGTTTCGACGCACCGCGTGAAAGTGGGCGAGCCTATCGGACGGTTTTTTGTTTGGAAAAGTGTAGGCATTGATGAAAAAGGCGCCTGGCTGGTTGAAAACAAAGATGGCGAGGTGATTCCTATTGCTAATGCGACACCGGAAGACCGCCAGTATTATGGAAATGGAATTCCAAAGCACAATGTAGGCTGGAACAACTCGGTTCGTTACAAAAACTTTGACCTGGCTGTAAACATGCGCGGCGCGTTTGGATTCGACATTCTGAACTTCCAGAGTATGTTTTATAACAACACAAGAAACAAGGCTTATAATATGCTGAAAACGGCGTACGATCCGATCGACGGCAAAGTGCTTAATAATGAGCTTGTTTATGTTTCCAATTACATTGAAAAAGGCGATTACTGGAAAATTGACAACGTCACATTTGGCTACACGCTGCCTACTCTGAAAGGTTTGAAAAATGCCCGCATCTTCGTTTCGGGCCTTAACCTGGCGACCATCACCGGCTACACCGGCGTTGACCCGGAAGGCGTAGACATGACGGGTTTTGCCCCGGGAAGTGACCAGCGCGACAAATATCCGACAACCCGGACATTCACAGCAGGCCTTAGTGTAACATTCTGATCCACAGCAAACTTTTGAAACAATGATCAATAAAAGTAAAATATACATCGTCCTCGCATCCATGATGGGTGCGGCCACGCTCTACTCCTGCACCGACCTCGAAGAACAGGTTTATTCAGAAGTGTTGTCGAGCACTTACCAGCCCACCGAAAAAGACCTTCCAGCGATCGTAGCGCCCGTTTATTCGTCCCTTCGCGGGTTAATGCTGGGCTGGCAGGGCTATTTTGACTTGCAGGAAGAAGCAGCCGACGCCATCGTTACGCCCGTTCGCCCGAATGGCTGGGACGACGGCGGAACCTATCGCCGGATGCACCAGCACACCTGGACGTCACTGCAATGGCAGCCGGAAAACGCATGGCAAAGCTCATTTCGCAGCATTACCACGGCAAACAGGGTTTTATCCCAAATTGCAGAAGGCGAAATTCCTTTGACCGCAGGCAAAGTGGAAGTGGAAGCTGAATTGAGAGCCGTGCGCGCATTGGCTTACTATCTTTTGCTGGACAACCATGGCAATGTGCCGATTGTGACTGATTTCAAAGACATTAATTTACCAAAACAAAACACACGTAAGGAAGTGTATGATTTTGTGGTAAAAGAATTGCTTGAAGTGATGCCTAACCTGAGCGAAAATGCTTCGACAACTTACGGTCAGCTTAACCGTTGGGGTGCGAAAGCGCTTTTGGCAAAAATATATTTGAATGCGCAGGTTTACACCGGAACACCGGAATGGGAAAAAGCCATTGCGCAGGCGGATGATGTAATAAAAAGTGGCAAATATGTGCTGGACGCCAATTATTCGGATGTTTTCACCTGGACCAATTTCAATTCCAAAGAGATCATTTTCGCGATTCCTTACGATGAAATTTACGGAACCGGCAACCAGATCCACATGAAAACGCTCGACCCATTGAGCCGCACTGTGTATCCGATGAATGCAGGTCCATGGGGCGGAAACTGCGCCGTGCCACAATTTATTGACACTTACGACGCCGAAGACAGCCGCCTGGCCGACACCTGGGTAATGGGTCCGCAAAAGAACGCAACGACCGGAGCAGTCGTAATTACTTATTCCAAAACAGTCCCAAGCATTGAAAAAACGGCTTCGACCGACGGTTACCGCATTGGAAAATACAAAATCAAGCCGAATGCAACAGGCAGTCTGGATAACGATTTCCCATTGCTTCGCTACGCCGATGTGATGATGATCAAAGCGGAGGCGCTTTTGCGCACTGGCAAAGCCGGCGAAGCAGCAACCATCGTAACGGAAGTCCGCAAACGCGCATTCAAAGCCAACCCTGCGAAGGCAACTGTAACTGCGGCAGATTTGGCAAAAGGCAGTCGCTATAACTACGGTTACCAAGCCACGGACGGCACCATTACTGAGCGCCAGGGCGGAGACGATGTGAAGTTCGGACGCTTTTTGGATGAGCTCGGCTGGGAATTTGCAGCAGAAGCCCACCGCCGCCAGGACTTGATACGGTTTGGTATATACGAAACCAAAAAATGGTTCAACCACCGCCCCAACGCCCAGCAACGCGCCCTGTTCCCGATCCCGCAAACGGAGCTGGACAAAAACACAAACCTGAAACAAAACCCAGGCTATTAACAAAAACTTTAAACAAGGTTAGGTAATAAGCTCCTGCTCCCGACGCTGTTGGTGAGCAGGATTTTTTTGTTTAACATTATGACCATGTTCTCAAAAGAAACCTACATACAACGCCGCCATACTTTGAAAAAGAAAGTCGGGAGCGGCCTTATTCTTCTGCTCGGCAATGATGAGTCGGGGATGAATTACAAGGATAATGTTTATCCATTTCGTCAGGATAGCACTTTTCTGTATTATTTCGGGCTGGATACAGCTTCGATCCATGCGGTTATTGACATTGATAATGATCAGGAAATCATTTTTGGGGATGAACTGACGATCGATGACATTGTCTGGACGGGTTACCAGGAGCCGCTTGTTGAAAAGGCTGCCAAGATTGGCGTGACGCAAATGAAACCGCTTTCGGCGCTTTCAGGCTATTTGCGTGATGTTCAGAACCGGAAACAGGAAGTGCATTTTCTGCCTCCCTACCGCGGCGAGCATACATTGCAATTGCAGGAATGGCTCAAAATCGCTCCTGCCGAAGCAACGCAACGCGCTTCAGTCAAGCTGATCAAAGCCATTGTTTCGATGCGTTCGTACAAATCGGCTGAGGAAATTACCGAGATCGAAAAAGCCGTCAACACGTCCATTGACATGCACCTGGAATTCATCCGCACCACGCGCCCGGGCATGACGGAAAAAGCCATCGCAGGAAAATTACAAAGCATCGCCATCGCCCAAGGCGGCGACA of Dyadobacter chenhuakuii contains these proteins:
- a CDS encoding S9 family peptidase translates to MAQFTSQKLQLLTVFAGSLLSLLSHKSMAQQPVLAPYHPDASEISASYKHMERMDSVTKGTVLKASIQPTWQPDGHSFWYRNVLKDSLTEYIFVNTATGKKTSPLDKKELAGALSKALDSTLSADKLLLSEIYSDPKNQTLFVQTTGKWFAFNTKTKTAKKLEKLPLERPKEMGWTRARSRWRPFRADSISPDKKLTAIIRNGNIYLTKKEEKDAQQLTFEGNPLKPFGELSWSPDGKYLVAYRITPHEERQISIIMSSLPNTTRGEVKTRGYAQPGDEFTSYEMFVVNVENKQVTKVKSDIIDFFEAPVIRWRHGDNTHFTYEKVDRGHQRFRVIDVEVATGDTRNVIDEKTETFIYQNLIYTHYQPEKHEIIWSSEKDGWRHLYLVDELSGKIKNPITKGNWVVRDIDSIDTQKREVWFRASGMNADEDPYHIHYYRIKFDGSGLVKLTDHAKATHQLTFSPDRTYYIDTYSTMMSPPVSELRKTADGSLVTKLEEADISQYLSLGFKLPEIFKAKGRDGQTDIWGIVYRPSKFDPTKKYPIIENIYAGPQDSFVPKAFRYYGEMQSLAELGFIVVQMDGMGTANRSKAFHDMCWKNLADAGFPDRIAWMKALAAQYAYVDSSRVGVYGTSAGGQNSLGALLFHPSFYDAAVSACGCHDNRVDKQWWNEQWMGYPVGKHYDEQSNITNAAKLQGDLLLIVGEADTNVPPESTYRVADALIKANKDFELLVVPGMGHSDGGTYGRRKKRDFFVNKLLGVTPPSRNKTDLTPQ
- a CDS encoding PVC-type heme-binding CxxCH protein, translating into MKKLLLLLTCFIFINSCTRKSGTAVQVKSSEGRRIEILFLGHDSKHHYSEKFFPMLAHPLFQKGINLTYTSDLNALNAENLAKYDGLMIYANHNVISPAQETAMKDFVESGKALIPLHAASFCFQNSDWYIKAVGAQFSTHKYGTFTAPITQPNHPVMAGLKEFETWDETYVHAKINPDINILQERVEGTHREPWTWVRTQGKGRVFYTAYGHDERTWKQKGFHDLVLNGVLWAVNDDAKAAYASLKLPTPEFKDADVPNYEKRDPAPKFQLPLSPGESAKLIQVPVDFDLQLFASEPDIVKPIAMAWDEKGRLWIIETEDYPNEIRTEDGTGKDRIKICEDTNGDGKADKFTVFADGLNIPTSLTFTNGGVIVAQAPHFIFLKDTNGDDKADIRENIISGWGKSDTHAGPSNLKYGLDNKIWGVLGYAGYRGTVNDKPVNFSQGIYTFDVDGKNLEYIGRTSNNTWGLGFSEDFEVFISTANGNYSGHFAMPLEYVKRSVADGSGNTVYKLDSHYDMNYMTPALRQVDFHGGFTAAAGHNLYTARNFPKQYWNATAFVCEPTGRLLYQAMLKPNGAGYKEKNGFNLLASSDEWFSPVHAEVGPDGAVWVADWYSFIIQHNPTPRGFENGKGNAYINPLRDNKHGRIYRVVYKNAKPYQPVKLDKNDPAGLLAALKNDNMFWRTTAQRLIVEAQHKTLVPELIKLVNDQSVDEIGLNSPAVHALWTLQGLGALDGSNEEAYHTLVRAVRHPAEGVRKNAVKLLPRNDKTLSALKWTNSLNDPDLKVRLAAIQALTDLPASEEIGKMLYLAGQDSENAADEYLQQAIFSGVIKHEAGFKNAAAKLKDSTLTARIERGLVQETYVLNLWSPPIFPPDITNKEITIKAIITKADEALSGVVASQGNKENGYSLYMNDGKLHWLIKQDGKAYDIHSNQTLPTERFNAVATLSEGGEMTLAIEDETPIKGKAASLFTKPFNPDDIRLGRDLRDENRVGDYPENFRLKGWLDVKSTMQLNQVSKDKSEKKVAAAAPVAKPEAIGKGKGTPVTINLKVIEHEMKFDKKTFTVKPGQKVSIRFTNPDFMQHNLLIAAPGSLEKVGSAADLLARESNAIELNYIPKMPEILHSTELISPEGSTTLVFIAPEKPGDYPFLCTVPGHWRIMNGIMKVESNPSNKEAK
- a CDS encoding NRAMP family divalent metal transporter, which encodes MASSKSSKALLGAAFLMATSAVGPGFLTQTTVFTQQLATSFGFIILLTVIIDLCAQFNIWQIITVSGKRAQELADALFPGLGFLLAFLIVLGGFAFNIGNVAGAGLGLEAMTGLNVKAGAVLSAGMAIGIFLFKEAGKAMDIFSRVLGTLMIVLILYVAFTSHPPLVAALHHTILPEKFNAMAAVTLVGGTVGGYISFAGAHRLLDSGISGEASLPEVNRSAATGILITTVIRYLLFLASLGVVMSGATINPDNPTASIFEQAAGSAGRQIFGLVIWSAAVTSVVGAAYTSISFVRSFHPFLEKHHAALTIIFIAMSTAVFTIIGKPVKVLVFVGMLNGFVLPVALAILLIASGKSRLMGTYKHSHALLIMGWLVVAAMTALAIGIY